One Streptococcus sp. zg-86 DNA window includes the following coding sequences:
- a CDS encoding alpha-galactosidase yields the protein MTLSITFDSTTNYFHLTNQSISYIIELLDNRYLIHRYWGKSVRNYSGANRLPSYKKTFASFQSLEQDNQSFEFLPQECPLSFMGDYKEAGLKLRLADQSEMLRPIFHSYNIFNGVPNLPDLPHARATIDEAKTLVLTLIDSTSRVQLDLFYSIFKDNNTIIRSSKLTNLSSDEFEIQHFASATIDTLYQGQQLTSFYGSHQKEFQLQHTSITHGQFRIGSSRGASGPQYPPFIAISDLAHECYGEVRALTLIYSGNHTELIERDQYDQLRLQIGLNPEMFSWKLGPKECFSTPQAVLVYSDAGFNGMSHQFHHFTRHHLLPSQFKNEIAPILINSWEMTYFDVNEEQMLQVIEQAHQLGFEAVVLDDGWFSGRNSSKTSLGDWHVDPIKFPNDLTPLVNSCQQKGMKFGIWFEPEMISAQSQLCKEKPEWIVKSPYFPAYYGRNQYVLDLTQKEVQDWLIQTLSTFIETYHVDYIKWDMNRHLVENESQLAHFLPKEFSHRYMLGLYRVLNYLTQQFPNLLFENCSSGGGRLDFGMLYYFPQTWLSDNTDGLDRQAIQYGASYLFHPYQLTGHVSAVPNHQTNRTTPLQTRMDLADSTNMGYELNILKTSLEDNHVIAHHINRYKSLRQLIQTSRFYRLLSPFDHNATAWLFESEDKENYYLVAFRNTYSVSQTGYLLRIPYLDDNAYYITSNGESYTGSDLKNAGLFISFEKGDYQSYTLYLKKKRENH from the coding sequence ATGACGTTATCCATCACATTTGATTCTACTACGAACTACTTCCATCTGACCAATCAATCAATCAGCTACATCATTGAACTACTGGACAATCGTTACCTCATTCATCGCTATTGGGGAAAATCCGTTAGGAACTATTCCGGAGCCAACCGACTTCCCAGCTACAAAAAAACCTTTGCTAGTTTCCAATCCTTGGAGCAAGATAATCAATCTTTTGAATTTCTTCCCCAAGAATGTCCTCTATCTTTTATGGGAGATTATAAAGAAGCGGGATTAAAACTCCGTTTAGCTGACCAATCCGAAATGCTTCGACCTATCTTTCATTCCTATAACATTTTTAACGGAGTTCCAAATCTACCAGATTTACCTCATGCAAGAGCAACCATTGATGAAGCAAAAACACTTGTCTTAACATTAATCGACTCAACTTCACGGGTACAACTAGACCTTTTCTACTCTATTTTTAAAGATAATAATACCATCATCCGTTCTAGCAAACTGACAAATCTATCTAGCGATGAGTTTGAAATTCAACACTTTGCTAGTGCCACAATCGATACTCTCTATCAAGGTCAACAACTCACTAGCTTCTATGGTTCTCATCAGAAAGAGTTCCAATTGCAACATACTTCAATTACTCATGGACAATTTCGAATTGGAAGCAGTCGAGGAGCTAGTGGCCCACAATATCCACCATTTATCGCAATCTCTGATTTAGCACATGAATGTTATGGAGAAGTGCGGGCACTGACTTTAATTTATAGCGGTAATCACACTGAATTGATTGAAAGAGACCAGTACGATCAATTACGACTTCAAATTGGATTAAATCCAGAGATGTTTTCTTGGAAACTTGGTCCAAAAGAATGTTTTTCAACACCTCAAGCCGTTCTTGTATACAGTGATGCTGGATTTAACGGTATGTCACATCAATTCCATCATTTTACTCGCCATCATTTACTCCCGTCTCAGTTCAAAAACGAAATAGCTCCTATTTTGATCAATAGTTGGGAGATGACCTACTTTGATGTCAATGAAGAACAAATGTTACAGGTCATTGAACAAGCACATCAACTTGGCTTTGAAGCTGTTGTGCTAGATGACGGCTGGTTTAGTGGACGTAACTCTAGCAAAACTTCACTCGGAGATTGGCATGTTGATCCAATAAAATTCCCAAACGATCTCACGCCTCTGGTAAATTCCTGCCAACAGAAAGGTATGAAATTTGGTATTTGGTTTGAACCTGAAATGATTTCTGCACAGAGCCAATTATGTAAAGAAAAACCCGAATGGATTGTTAAATCACCTTATTTTCCAGCCTACTATGGCCGAAATCAATATGTCCTTGATTTAACACAAAAAGAGGTACAAGACTGGCTCATTCAAACATTGAGCACGTTTATCGAGACCTATCATGTTGATTATATTAAATGGGACATGAACCGACATTTGGTTGAAAATGAAAGTCAACTTGCTCACTTCCTACCAAAAGAGTTTTCTCATCGTTATATGCTTGGTTTATACCGTGTATTAAATTACCTTACACAACAATTTCCTAACTTGCTCTTTGAAAATTGTTCCAGTGGTGGCGGACGGCTAGACTTTGGGATGTTGTATTATTTCCCACAAACTTGGCTTAGCGATAACACCGACGGACTCGATCGTCAAGCTATTCAATATGGAGCTAGTTATCTCTTTCATCCCTATCAGTTAACTGGCCACGTCTCAGCAGTCCCAAATCATCAAACCAACCGCACTACACCATTACAAACACGCATGGATTTAGCAGATTCGACCAATATGGGTTATGAACTCAATATCTTGAAAACCTCACTAGAGGATAATCACGTCATTGCACACCATATTAACCGATACAAATCATTACGTCAGCTGATCCAAACCAGTCGATTTTACCGTTTACTGTCTCCTTTTGATCATAATGCGACTGCTTGGCTATTTGAAAGCGAAGATAAAGAAAACTACTACCTCGTCGCATTTCGAAATACTTACTCTGTATCTCAAACAGGATATTTATTACGAATTCCATACCTAGACGACAATGCATATTACATCACCTCCAACGGAGAATCTTACACCGGTAGTGACTTAAAAAATGCGGGACTCTTTATATCATTTGAAAAAGGTGATTATCAGTCCTATACTCTTTATCTAAAAAAGAAACGAGAAAACCACTAA
- a CDS encoding polyprenyl synthetase family protein, translated as MAAYWSRYEGLEEKLDSVRTLIEKKVHIRHTGIKQALVELNSAGGKYLRPAFFFLFEEFGDTPRLDEDKLITAAASLEVLHLATLVHDDIIDDSPLRRGQVTIQSRFGKDVAVYTGDLLFTVFFGLLLESMPGSPYMNVNAKAMKKILVGELDQMSAYYNQAQTVHDYLRAAAGKTAALFKLASREGAYFGGADQEIIRLAGHIGFYIGMAFQMIDDLLDYTEEQSALNKPVLEDIGQGIYNLPLLCALQKNPTAFRPYLDKREDMTEEDVQAVVALMKQEGGLEQARKLAERFTQKAVSAIEQLPNHPAKDLLYNLTKQLLKRSS; from the coding sequence ATGGCAGCGTATTGGAGTCGCTATGAGGGTTTGGAGGAAAAACTTGACAGCGTAAGGACCCTGATTGAAAAGAAGGTCCACATACGACATACGGGTATTAAGCAGGCACTAGTAGAGCTAAATAGCGCAGGTGGAAAGTACCTTCGCCCCGCTTTTTTCTTTTTATTTGAGGAATTTGGCGACACACCAAGACTCGATGAGGACAAGTTGATAACCGCTGCAGCTTCTCTTGAGGTCCTGCATTTGGCGACATTAGTTCATGATGACATTATTGATGACTCTCCGCTACGCCGAGGACAGGTGACGATTCAAAGTCGCTTTGGTAAGGATGTTGCCGTCTATACAGGAGACTTGCTCTTTACCGTCTTTTTTGGCTTACTCCTAGAGTCTATGCCTGGCTCTCCTTATATGAATGTCAATGCCAAGGCGATGAAGAAAATACTAGTTGGTGAGCTTGATCAGATGTCTGCCTATTATAATCAAGCACAAACCGTCCATGACTATTTACGAGCTGCTGCTGGGAAAACCGCTGCCTTGTTTAAACTGGCGAGTCGAGAAGGTGCCTACTTTGGTGGTGCTGATCAGGAAATCATCCGCTTGGCGGGGCATATCGGCTTTTATATTGGTATGGCCTTTCAGATGATTGACGATTTGCTAGACTATACAGAAGAACAATCTGCATTAAATAAGCCTGTCTTGGAAGATATTGGTCAAGGTATTTACAACTTGCCCCTCTTGTGTGCTCTACAAAAAAATCCTACCGCCTTTCGTCCTTATTTGGATAAGCGAGAGGATATGACAGAAGAAGATGTGCAGGCTGTTGTTGCTTTAATGAAACAAGAAGGGGGATTGGAGCAGGCAAGGAAGCTAGCAGAGCGCTTTACACAAAAAGCAGTATCTGCGATTGAACAGTTGCCAAATCACCCAGCCAAAGACTTATTATATAATCTAACAAAACAGTTATTAAAAAGAAGTAGCTAA
- a CDS encoding MalY/PatB family protein, which yields MYDFNIKIDRRLGHSRKWNPQLIATKFGLGEGAIPLDLADVDVAVAEPIREALVKRAMVPDYSYTFVPDEFYDAVIDWNKRRFQQVIEKEWIKLTFGTVSTLHYIVQAFSKEKEAILINTPAYAPFAEAVLHNGRTLLTSSLINRENRYYIDFEDIEYQFRTNDVKIYILCSPQNPSGRVWTKDELNRLAELCLTYQVLLVCDEIHRDILFEVESFTTIANAHPKIMDQCILCLSPNKAFNLGGLKTSYVVIKNPILRQIFYQQLEANSITSPHVFAVPAIIAAYTHCEAWLDEWTAYIKENMNLLHHCFEDIPEAIIMPAESSFLAWIDVHQLFHNEEEMTAFFKEANLTMVPGSYFVQDGEGFVRICVGLPRDTWLTVLERIKKTYLNYKKRSLEK from the coding sequence GTGTATGATTTTAATATCAAAATAGATCGTCGCTTAGGACATTCAAGGAAATGGAATCCTCAACTAATTGCTACTAAGTTTGGTTTGGGAGAAGGAGCTATTCCCTTGGATTTAGCCGATGTCGATGTTGCTGTTGCAGAACCAATTAGAGAGGCTTTAGTAAAGCGAGCAATGGTTCCCGATTATAGCTATACCTTTGTTCCAGATGAATTTTATGATGCTGTAATCGATTGGAATAAGCGTCGTTTCCAACAGGTTATTGAAAAAGAGTGGATTAAGTTAACATTTGGCACAGTTTCGACATTGCACTATATTGTTCAAGCTTTTAGTAAAGAAAAAGAAGCGATACTTATCAATACTCCTGCCTATGCTCCCTTTGCAGAGGCGGTCCTTCATAATGGCCGGACACTGCTAACCAGTTCCTTGATTAATCGTGAGAATCGCTATTATATTGATTTTGAGGATATTGAATACCAATTTCGGACAAACGATGTAAAGATATATATTTTATGCAGTCCTCAAAATCCTTCAGGGCGCGTGTGGACAAAGGATGAATTGAATCGCCTAGCAGAGCTTTGTTTGACTTATCAAGTTCTTCTAGTTTGCGATGAGATTCATCGGGATATTTTATTTGAAGTTGAGAGCTTTACAACCATTGCGAATGCGCATCCTAAAATTATGGATCAGTGTATTCTTTGTTTATCGCCTAACAAAGCATTTAACTTGGGCGGTTTAAAAACTTCTTACGTTGTCATTAAGAATCCTATTTTGCGTCAGATATTTTATCAACAGTTAGAGGCAAATTCCATTACTTCTCCCCATGTTTTTGCTGTACCAGCAATTATTGCAGCCTATACTCACTGTGAGGCTTGGCTCGATGAATGGACAGCTTACATCAAAGAAAATATGAACTTACTTCATCACTGTTTTGAGGATATTCCGGAGGCTATTATTATGCCGGCAGAATCATCCTTTCTAGCTTGGATTGATGTTCATCAACTCTTTCATAATGAGGAGGAAATGACAGCATTTTTCAAGGAGGCAAATTTGACGATGGTACCTGGAAGTTACTTTGTACAAGATGGAGAAGGCTTTGTTCGAATCTGTGTCGGCTTACCAAGAGATACCTGGCTCACCGTACTCGAACGGATTAAAAAGACCTATCTAAACTATAAAAAACGGTCTTTGGAAAAATAA
- a CDS encoding M24 family metallopeptidase produces the protein MVVEKVFRLLEEKDLDALIIKSVPNKLYLHSLKGSGVYLVLTKSAVFQFFDGRYQQEIIEQTDKDYQQKEVVKGKYIDEIIAFLMKENVQRVGIESNGLSIQEYNCLVRTFTVYLLHDELERIRSVKTPEEFLKIQAACQLTDDIYSHILPQIRVGMTELELSGLIHYQALKSGASAMAFEPIIASGVRGAYPHGRPTNKRIERGELLTIDFGVILDHYQSDMTRTVAVGLLSRQQKEIYQTVLQAQTQAVSVVVAGLQGRAIDKVAREVIEEAGYGDYFVHGLGHGIGLGGDLPILSPTSSMILEEGMVMTCEPGIYIPEFGGVRIEDVVAVQEGVGKRLTLSNKELIEVG, from the coding sequence GTGGTAGTTGAAAAAGTCTTCCGATTACTGGAAGAAAAGGATTTAGATGCCCTTATTATCAAATCTGTTCCAAATAAACTCTATCTACATTCATTAAAAGGAAGTGGTGTTTATCTTGTTCTAACAAAATCAGCTGTTTTTCAATTTTTTGACGGACGTTATCAACAAGAAATTATCGAGCAGACAGATAAGGACTATCAGCAAAAAGAGGTCGTAAAAGGGAAGTATATAGATGAAATCATCGCTTTTTTGATGAAAGAAAATGTTCAGAGAGTTGGGATTGAATCGAATGGCTTATCAATTCAGGAATATAACTGTTTAGTTCGAACATTTACTGTCTATCTGTTGCATGATGAGCTTGAACGAATTCGTTCTGTAAAAACTCCAGAAGAATTTTTGAAAATCCAAGCAGCTTGCCAATTAACAGATGATATCTATTCTCATATCCTACCTCAAATTAGAGTTGGAATGACAGAATTAGAGTTGAGTGGATTGATTCATTATCAAGCATTGAAAAGTGGTGCAAGTGCTATGGCTTTTGAACCGATTATCGCTTCAGGTGTTCGTGGAGCCTATCCTCATGGTCGTCCAACTAATAAACGCATTGAAAGAGGGGAATTACTAACGATTGATTTTGGGGTTATTTTAGACCATTATCAATCCGATATGACGCGGACAGTTGCAGTTGGTCTTCTTAGTCGGCAGCAAAAGGAAATCTACCAAACTGTTTTACAGGCACAAACTCAAGCTGTTTCGGTAGTGGTTGCAGGATTACAGGGAAGGGCTATTGATAAAGTAGCTCGAGAAGTGATTGAAGAAGCAGGATATGGGGATTACTTTGTTCATGGATTGGGTCATGGTATTGGCTTGGGTGGCGATTTACCCATACTCAGTCCAACTAGCTCTATGATACTCGAAGAAGGGATGGTCATGACCTGTGAGCCTGGAATCTATATCCCTGAGTTTGGTGGTGTTCGTATCGAAGATGTTGTCGCAGTTCAAGAAGGAGTTGGGAAGCGTTTGACCCTTTCCAATAAAGAATTAATAGAAGTAGGGTAA
- a CDS encoding PTS sugar transporter subunit IIC gives MFEKFEAFMNRFFLPLARKVDNQRHLSAIKAGMVAMTPFTILGSFFAILPALPNMLGENNIVSKFILQNAELFDLPVTLSIGLIGLYSCMAISFNLANYYKLYIPGAVTQAVFAFLFLTVQFTEDGGVSLSNLGAKGLFTSMIASLVTVELYQFCKKRNLTIRMPDGVPDFVSRSFELIPVTLIVGGTFILTRFVLLSTIGELPPTILTRFLQPLVGSMDNPWSVLALNFCICTIFFFGIHSSVFSPITRPIMVVFIAENIAAYQAGQPLPHFYTAGASSAFFGFTGCGISIGCVIACMLSKSQRYRQIGKVSLFPALFGINEPILFGAPIILNPVMFIPHVFGGAIIGTLPMFMMHWGLVDKPIFDPPYVGVFLEGFLTNGDWRSIVANAIQLVLTVALYWPFFKIMEKQELEAEKKAESQKDIFTAADTDILDELGLDF, from the coding sequence ATGTTCGAAAAATTTGAAGCATTTATGAATCGTTTTTTTCTACCCTTAGCACGAAAGGTAGATAATCAACGGCATTTAAGTGCCATTAAGGCGGGAATGGTTGCCATGACTCCTTTTACCATTTTAGGAAGTTTCTTTGCTATTTTACCAGCCTTGCCTAATATGTTAGGGGAAAATAATATTGTTAGTAAATTTATTTTGCAGAATGCAGAATTATTTGATCTTCCAGTTACCTTATCCATTGGGCTCATTGGCTTATATTCTTGTATGGCGATTTCATTTAATTTAGCAAATTATTACAAATTATATATTCCAGGAGCTGTGACACAAGCTGTTTTTGCCTTCTTATTTCTGACAGTCCAATTTACAGAAGATGGAGGCGTCAGTCTGTCTAATTTAGGCGCCAAGGGGTTATTTACTTCTATGATCGCTTCTTTAGTAACGGTGGAACTCTATCAGTTCTGTAAGAAGAGAAACTTGACCATTCGAATGCCAGATGGTGTTCCTGACTTTGTATCCCGTTCTTTTGAGTTAATTCCAGTTACTTTGATTGTCGGTGGAACATTTATCTTGACACGTTTTGTTTTATTGTCAACAATAGGAGAGCTTCCTCCTACCATTTTGACTCGCTTCCTTCAACCATTAGTGGGATCGATGGATAATCCTTGGTCTGTTTTGGCTCTTAACTTCTGTATTTGTACCATCTTCTTCTTTGGGATCCATTCCTCTGTTTTTAGTCCGATTACGCGACCAATCATGGTGGTTTTTATTGCAGAAAATATTGCTGCTTATCAAGCAGGTCAACCCTTGCCTCACTTCTATACTGCTGGAGCTTCTAGTGCTTTCTTTGGTTTTACAGGTTGCGGTATTTCAATTGGTTGTGTCATCGCTTGTATGCTATCTAAAAGTCAACGCTATCGTCAAATCGGAAAAGTATCACTATTCCCAGCTTTATTTGGAATTAATGAACCGATCTTATTTGGAGCACCAATTATTTTGAATCCAGTCATGTTTATTCCACATGTATTTGGTGGAGCTATTATCGGAACATTACCGATGTTTATGATGCATTGGGGCTTGGTAGATAAGCCAATCTTTGATCCACCTTATGTTGGTGTTTTCCTAGAAGGATTTTTAACTAATGGAGATTGGCGGTCAATTGTGGCCAATGCAATCCAATTGGTTTTGACAGTTGCTTTATATTGGCCTTTCTTTAAAATCATGGAAAAACAGGAATTAGAGGCAGAAAAGAAGGCAGAGAGCCAAAAAGATATCTTTACTGCAGCTGATACCGATATTTTAGATGAATTAGGCTTAGACTTTTAA
- a CDS encoding PTS sugar transporter subunit IIB — protein sequence MKILLCCAGGFSTNMLMQNMRKVVQKSEVLKDEEFDFTAIPADALEQEIDGWDIVLVGPQIAHKVDYIQSVLEPKGIPYAVIDKDVYGQMDGATVLKLALVTHRKHVLKS from the coding sequence ATGAAAATTTTACTCTGTTGTGCTGGTGGTTTTTCTACCAACATGTTAATGCAAAATATGCGGAAAGTTGTACAAAAAAGTGAAGTTTTAAAAGACGAAGAATTTGATTTTACTGCAATTCCAGCAGATGCTTTAGAACAAGAAATTGATGGGTGGGATATTGTATTAGTTGGTCCTCAAATTGCTCATAAGGTAGATTATATCCAATCAGTCCTTGAACCGAAGGGAATTCCCTATGCTGTGATTGATAAGGATGTCTATGGACAAATGGACGGAGCAACTGTTCTCAAATTGGCTTTAGTGACACATCGAAAACATGTATTAAAGTCATAA
- a CDS encoding PTS lactose/cellobiose transporter subunit IIA, translating into MEEMDIVKMIAISGDSKAKAFEALKCLKQRDIARAKELIKESRQLDLEAHNLQTNLISKALMGEEDTKVTLLMVHAQDHYMTSQLARDLIEAMIALYE; encoded by the coding sequence ATGGAAGAAATGGATATTGTTAAAATGATTGCAATTTCAGGCGATAGCAAAGCAAAAGCTTTCGAAGCCCTGAAATGTTTGAAACAAAGGGATATTGCAAGAGCAAAGGAATTGATTAAAGAATCTAGACAACTAGATTTAGAAGCACATAATCTTCAAACCAATCTAATCAGTAAAGCGTTGATGGGAGAGGAGGATACAAAGGTCACGTTATTGATGGTCCATGCGCAAGACCATTATATGACAAGTCAACTGGCTAGGGATTTGATTGAAGCGATGATTGCTCTTTATGAATAA
- the ypdE gene encoding aminopeptidase, producing MSIEFLAALSNADGIASNEQEVRQVLLDELGALPFSKQYDGLGSLIFTKQGRDTSKSIMICGHLDEVGFMVRSVSENGLIYLMVVGGVKPLAQHFQRVRITTFNGEKILGFISGRYQNGMTEELICDIGASSYQEVTDLGIEVGNMVCFDSQFERLAPQSMYMGKALDNRLACYIMGQLMKNLANQDLPLTVHFAFTSSEEVGIRGAKTATQLINPDSVFVIDVATYSDSTTRNHLNQRQVGKGPILTHFDRTLAPNLPMVQYVKNIAKQYGLPLQLDMFSSGGTDGGQAHLVHEGKPTVVTIVPVRHGHCPYSLVNEGDITQMIDLHQALILECSAEYCEQFRAFK from the coding sequence ATGAGTATAGAATTTTTGGCAGCCTTATCAAATGCAGACGGTATTGCAAGTAATGAACAAGAAGTTAGACAGGTCTTACTAGATGAATTGGGGGCACTTCCTTTTTCGAAACAATACGATGGCTTAGGAAGCCTGATTTTTACGAAGCAAGGCCGTGATACAAGTAAGAGTATCATGATTTGTGGACATTTAGATGAAGTTGGTTTTATGGTACGTAGTGTCAGTGAGAATGGTCTCATTTACCTGATGGTCGTTGGTGGGGTCAAACCCTTAGCGCAACATTTTCAGAGAGTACGGATTACAACTTTCAATGGAGAAAAAATTTTAGGTTTCATTTCGGGTCGCTATCAAAACGGAATGACGGAAGAGCTAATTTGTGACATTGGTGCTTCATCTTATCAAGAAGTGACAGACTTAGGTATTGAAGTCGGTAATATGGTCTGCTTTGATAGTCAGTTTGAACGCTTAGCACCCCAGTCTATGTATATGGGAAAAGCACTAGATAATCGATTAGCCTGCTATATCATGGGACAGTTAATGAAGAATTTAGCCAATCAAGATCTTCCTCTTACAGTTCATTTTGCCTTTACTAGCAGTGAAGAAGTTGGGATTAGAGGAGCAAAAACTGCTACACAACTAATTAATCCAGACAGTGTCTTTGTCATTGATGTAGCTACTTATAGCGATTCTACAACGAGAAATCACCTCAATCAGAGACAGGTTGGGAAGGGCCCTATTCTAACACATTTTGACCGTACGTTAGCGCCGAATTTGCCGATGGTACAATATGTAAAAAATATAGCCAAACAGTACGGCCTTCCTCTTCAGTTAGATATGTTTTCATCTGGAGGAACTGATGGTGGACAGGCTCATCTCGTTCACGAAGGAAAACCGACAGTTGTCACCATTGTACCTGTTCGGCATGGTCATTGCCCTTATTCTTTAGTAAATGAGGGAGATATCACTCAAATGATAGACTTGCATCAGGCTCTCATTCTGGAGTGTTCAGCAGAGTATTGTGAGCAATTTAGGGCATTTAAATAG
- a CDS encoding BglG family transcription antiterminator → MRSDLVLSTILNNEYTPEQTLANLYKVSRRTIQNDIKLLNEMKSGFVIEKYPLGYRLVIADKKRFEDYFATLSFDVMDSQAMRKNKLCFLLLISSDYMTIQSLADMVLSSSSQIKKDLQQIEVELLNQGLVLERKAHYGIRICASLAEKIAWLLHHESCNRFIVEYVAQEQQVMLQTILFDWFQTCSYIPDVAEIQTVKQELLFLICMELMNQTVTIEALNGALQKDLNILKALFSKEKSEFLENSLSIRTKQKVDTRPLSLKKKISEYFQAIDRINRTEFSSDYEFLNLVCLHIAALIERARKRIVSINPYASHISKHYPVIYNEALKFSRWLEEEYHIQISSDEIAYLATHMLVPYQKSKQKRLEQRYRIAVVCSSGGGIAQLIHLKLRRIFQNALIQTFSLLENQAIQEFQPDLVFSMTDLNLALSCPILHLDEIQENIDAMSMAGYLESFRGSRSSSMEDLFLEWLSSDFFSIKGKEDYRTILSDLAAELEVYNQQLGYQHSVLEREDYLSTIYANGIAIPHPMEMKGQKNIISVCLLPKGVKTEGIYPKIIFMVSLKEGEVEKHQIISKVLSKVMENPLGIESLSKTETYHEFRYQLKNILEGK, encoded by the coding sequence ATGAGAAGTGACTTAGTTTTATCTACTATATTGAATAACGAGTATACTCCAGAACAAACTTTGGCCAATTTGTATAAAGTTTCTCGGCGTACGATTCAAAATGATATTAAGTTACTAAATGAGATGAAATCTGGATTTGTGATTGAAAAATATCCACTAGGTTACCGTCTTGTCATTGCTGATAAAAAAAGATTTGAGGACTATTTTGCAACGTTATCTTTTGATGTAATGGATAGTCAGGCGATGAGGAAAAATAAATTATGCTTTTTATTATTGATTTCCTCGGACTATATGACTATTCAATCATTGGCAGATATGGTATTAAGTAGCAGTAGCCAAATTAAAAAAGATCTTCAGCAGATAGAAGTAGAACTGTTAAATCAAGGATTGGTGTTAGAAAGAAAGGCACATTATGGTATTCGTATCTGTGCTTCATTAGCAGAAAAAATAGCTTGGCTCCTACATCATGAATCGTGTAATAGGTTTATCGTAGAATATGTGGCGCAAGAACAACAAGTTATGTTACAGACCATTTTATTTGACTGGTTTCAGACTTGCTCTTATATTCCTGATGTAGCTGAAATTCAAACAGTAAAGCAAGAGTTGCTATTTCTTATCTGTATGGAATTAATGAATCAGACTGTTACGATAGAAGCATTAAATGGTGCTTTACAGAAGGATTTGAATATATTGAAAGCACTCTTTTCTAAAGAAAAATCGGAGTTTCTCGAGAATAGTTTATCGATTCGGACCAAGCAGAAAGTTGATACACGTCCACTATCTCTAAAAAAGAAAATCAGCGAATATTTTCAAGCAATTGATCGAATCAATCGTACAGAATTTTCGAGTGATTATGAGTTTTTAAATCTCGTTTGCTTACATATTGCTGCTTTGATTGAACGAGCAAGAAAGCGGATTGTTAGTATCAATCCCTATGCCAGTCATATTAGTAAACATTATCCTGTTATTTACAACGAAGCCTTGAAATTTTCTCGGTGGTTGGAGGAGGAGTACCACATTCAAATTTCCTCTGATGAGATAGCTTATTTAGCTACCCATATGTTAGTTCCCTATCAGAAAAGTAAGCAAAAACGTTTAGAGCAACGCTACCGCATTGCAGTTGTTTGTTCTTCTGGAGGAGGAATAGCTCAGTTAATTCACTTGAAACTAAGGCGTATCTTCCAAAATGCGTTGATTCAGACATTTTCACTATTGGAAAATCAAGCAATCCAAGAGTTTCAACCGGATTTGGTTTTTTCAATGACTGATTTGAATTTAGCCCTATCTTGTCCAATTCTTCATTTGGATGAAATTCAAGAAAATATAGATGCTATGTCAATGGCGGGTTACCTTGAATCTTTTCGGGGTTCGCGGTCTAGTTCTATGGAAGACTTATTTCTTGAATGGTTGTCTAGTGATTTCTTTAGCATTAAAGGGAAAGAAGACTATCGCACCATTTTATCGGATTTAGCAGCTGAATTAGAAGTTTATAATCAGCAATTGGGTTACCAACATTCGGTATTGGAAAGAGAGGATTACTTATCGACAATTTATGCCAATGGCATTGCAATCCCTCACCCAATGGAGATGAAGGGACAGAAGAATATCATCTCGGTCTGCCTATTGCCAAAGGGTGTAAAGACAGAAGGAATCTATCCAAAAATCATTTTTATGGTATCGCTGAAAGAAGGAGAGGTTGAAAAACATCAAATTATTTCGAAGGTGCTCAGCAAGGTAATGGAAAATCCACTAGGGATTGAATCTTTGAGCAAGACAGAAACATATCATGAATTTCGTTACCAATTAAAGAATATATTAGAAGGAAAATAG